A single Micromonospora sp. CCTCC AA 2012012 DNA region contains:
- a CDS encoding DUF2252 domain-containing protein, protein MRPVAYTAAVLLAATALTVPATPAVAALTRDPVAVVYNQDHALHLLNGGATDDELAARTTKLASNAWAFFRGTSSLYYRDLGELSPSAYAGGGGDVWITGDAHLENTGADRGADNTEQYQLTDTDDAWRGSWTWELRREAVSIVLAGRANGRSASSINADVDTFVAEYAQWIDKFHGTDNELDWRLTASNTSDLSAALIADSAADSRKGLLDRRTVVGTSGRVFKADPTLQTVPAATRTNLISAIAAYRTTASGPLSSSEAVVKDVRRRLNAGTGSLGRWRWYVLVEGDTTATGDDRILELKQAVDPAPKQLAPTATTLTGGQRPALALRWLVNESDPLTGWASVGTVPVSVREKSPFAEDLTIADLSSSTTWDDSVRDIGRLLAAAHSRADQDLSGTGLAYSADAAIDNAITSVSGLQAETRAFATSFADQVALDWQAYVAAKNSGRPLY, encoded by the coding sequence ATGCGTCCCGTTGCCTACACCGCCGCCGTGCTGCTCGCCGCCACAGCGCTCACCGTCCCGGCCACCCCGGCCGTCGCCGCGCTCACCCGCGACCCCGTCGCCGTGGTCTACAACCAGGACCACGCGCTGCACCTGCTCAACGGTGGGGCCACCGACGACGAACTGGCAGCGCGCACCACCAAGCTCGCCTCCAACGCCTGGGCCTTCTTCCGCGGCACCTCCTCGCTGTACTACCGCGACCTCGGCGAACTCTCGCCGTCCGCGTACGCCGGCGGCGGCGGCGACGTGTGGATCACCGGCGACGCGCACCTGGAGAACACCGGCGCCGACCGGGGCGCCGACAACACCGAGCAGTACCAGCTCACCGACACCGACGACGCCTGGCGCGGCTCCTGGACGTGGGAGCTACGCCGCGAAGCCGTCTCGATCGTGCTCGCCGGGCGCGCCAACGGCCGTAGCGCGAGCAGCATCAACGCCGACGTCGACACCTTCGTCGCCGAGTACGCCCAGTGGATCGACAAGTTCCACGGCACCGACAACGAACTCGACTGGCGGCTGACCGCGAGCAACACCTCCGACCTCAGCGCCGCCCTCATCGCCGACTCCGCGGCCGACAGCCGCAAGGGGCTGCTCGACCGGCGGACCGTGGTCGGCACGTCCGGCCGGGTGTTCAAGGCCGACCCCACCCTGCAGACCGTCCCGGCGGCGACCCGGACCAACCTGATCAGCGCCATCGCGGCGTACCGGACCACCGCCAGCGGCCCGCTGAGCAGCTCCGAGGCCGTGGTCAAGGACGTACGCCGACGTCTGAACGCGGGCACCGGCAGCCTCGGCCGCTGGCGCTGGTACGTCCTCGTCGAGGGCGACACCACCGCCACCGGCGACGACCGCATCCTCGAACTGAAGCAGGCCGTCGACCCGGCCCCCAAGCAACTCGCCCCCACCGCGACGACCCTCACCGGCGGGCAGCGACCCGCGCTGGCGCTGCGCTGGCTGGTCAACGAATCCGACCCGCTCACCGGCTGGGCAAGCGTCGGCACGGTACCGGTGTCGGTGCGGGAGAAGTCGCCGTTCGCCGAGGACCTGACCATCGCCGACCTGAGCAGCTCGACGACCTGGGACGACTCGGTGCGCGACATCGGCAGGCTGCTCGCCGCCGCGCACTCGCGCGCCGACCAGGACCTGTCCGGCACCGGGCTGGCGTACTCGGCCGACGCGGCGATCGACAACGCCATCACGTCGGTGTCGGGACTGCAGGCCGAGACCCGGGCATTCGCCACCAGCTTCGCCGACCAGGTCGCCCTCGACTGGCAGGCGTACGTGGCCGCCAAGAACAGCGGACGCCCGCTCTACTGA
- a CDS encoding HD domain-containing protein, whose product MRDAQRWCAGHTIDDHPALAHAVRVAVTIGEYVPNPSPELIAAALLHDVPDFVPRTPDIYQVLADAYGPQVPRIIAALHAEHQALDMPNPPIRVSDPPVLLASTADKIVALRSLLRRAHASGNVTNFLRARPALLTLLPHFRAFQQAAHPRVPAGMSARLDTALTLLERAAASIPTVSE is encoded by the coding sequence GTGCGCGACGCCCAGCGATGGTGCGCCGGCCACACGATCGACGACCACCCCGCGCTGGCTCACGCGGTCCGAGTCGCGGTGACCATCGGCGAGTATGTGCCGAACCCCTCGCCGGAGCTGATAGCGGCAGCGCTGCTGCACGACGTCCCGGACTTCGTGCCGCGCACACCGGACATCTACCAAGTCCTCGCCGACGCCTACGGCCCGCAGGTACCACGGATCATCGCCGCCCTACACGCCGAGCACCAAGCCCTCGACATGCCGAACCCGCCCATCCGTGTGAGCGACCCGCCGGTGCTGCTCGCCTCGACCGCCGACAAGATCGTCGCGCTGAGATCGCTGCTGAGGCGGGCACATGCCAGCGGCAACGTCACCAACTTCCTGAGGGCGCGCCCGGCGCTGCTCACGCTGCTGCCGCACTTCCGGGCCTTTCAGCAGGCGGCCCACCCTCGGGTGCCCGCGGGGATGTCAGCACGCCTCGACACCGCGCTGACGCTGCTCGAGCGAGCCGCCGCCAGCATCCCGACGGTGAGCGAGTGA
- a CDS encoding GOLPH3/VPS74 family protein → MRETPVVNTRLPVLPLRDELFLIGHDDDTGRPHLHRQALAAGLAGATLIDLFLTGRVRLDPTDTDLPAPEQRLYLHTHQPVGDLIADAALTTLRHTLGAPPLKTWLRGFTDDLYERTRAGLVTAGILRQHHHRRLGGLFRIDTWLITHTRWAVVPRARLCYLAAGREPPTNHTAALAGLVAVLGLTPHLYLDADTATLAARLRAVAARHHPTVQAITTAVDAAIGDLATATYR, encoded by the coding sequence ATGAGGGAGACCCCTGTGGTGAACACCCGCCTCCCCGTCCTGCCGCTGCGCGACGAACTGTTCCTCATCGGCCACGACGACGACACCGGCCGCCCCCACCTCCACCGACAAGCCCTCGCCGCCGGCCTGGCCGGCGCAACCCTCATCGACCTGTTCCTCACCGGCAGAGTCCGCCTCGATCCCACCGACACCGACCTGCCCGCACCTGAGCAGCGCCTCTACCTCCACACCCACCAACCCGTCGGCGATTTGATCGCCGACGCCGCCCTCACCACACTGCGCCACACACTCGGCGCGCCACCGCTGAAGACCTGGCTGCGCGGATTCACCGACGACCTGTATGAACGCACCCGCGCCGGACTCGTCACCGCCGGAATCCTGCGGCAGCACCACCACCGCCGCCTCGGCGGGCTTTTCCGCATCGACACTTGGCTCATCACCCACACCCGATGGGCGGTCGTCCCCCGCGCCCGCCTCTGCTACCTCGCCGCCGGCCGCGAACCACCCACCAACCACACCGCGGCCCTCGCCGGGCTCGTCGCCGTCCTCGGCCTCACCCCACACCTGTACCTCGACGCCGACACCGCCACCCTCGCCGCCCGCCTCCGCGCGGTCGCCGCCCGACACCACCCCACGGTGCAGGCCATCACCACGGCCGTCGACGCCGCCATCGGTGACCTCGCCACCGCCACCTACCGCTAA
- a CDS encoding acetamidase/formamidase family protein, with translation MPVAHIRSGDVLEVVTEDCFGGLVRGPADLPSRVCRMPYLNPVSGPFFVEDAEPGDTLAVHLVSVEPTRDWGVSTTFPHFGALTSTAHTATLQPALDERVWMYEVDRQARLVRFHATASDHTVDLPLEPMIGTIGVAPAGFEARSTIVPDTHGGNLDCPQMRAGTTVYLPVNLHGAMLALGDGHARQGDGEACGAGVEIATTTTLIVELIKGVNTPWPRLETDHTIMSVGAARPLEDAYRIAHHDLVGWTSHLTGLDLLDAYQLISQAGRAPVGNVCDPNYTIVAAVNKTHLPAAALPYTGVHTRLRRTATGLE, from the coding sequence ATGCCCGTCGCGCACATCCGCTCCGGTGACGTTCTGGAGGTCGTCACGGAGGACTGTTTCGGGGGTCTGGTCCGCGGACCCGCGGATCTGCCGTCGCGGGTGTGTCGGATGCCGTATCTGAACCCGGTGTCCGGGCCGTTCTTCGTCGAGGACGCCGAGCCCGGCGACACCCTCGCCGTGCACCTCGTGTCGGTCGAGCCGACGCGGGACTGGGGTGTCTCGACGACGTTCCCGCACTTCGGTGCCCTCACCTCCACCGCACACACCGCCACCCTCCAACCGGCCCTCGACGAGCGGGTGTGGATGTACGAGGTCGACCGGCAGGCCCGCCTGGTGCGGTTCCACGCCACCGCCAGCGACCACACGGTGGACCTGCCGTTGGAGCCGATGATCGGCACGATCGGCGTCGCCCCCGCCGGGTTCGAAGCCCGCTCCACGATCGTGCCCGACACGCATGGCGGGAACCTCGACTGCCCACAGATGCGGGCCGGTACCACCGTCTACCTGCCGGTGAACCTGCACGGCGCGATGCTCGCCCTCGGTGACGGGCACGCCCGCCAAGGCGACGGTGAGGCCTGCGGCGCGGGCGTGGAAATCGCGACCACCACCACCCTCATCGTCGAGCTCATCAAGGGCGTCAACACGCCGTGGCCGCGGTTGGAAACCGATCACACGATCATGTCGGTCGGCGCCGCCCGGCCCCTGGAGGACGCGTACCGCATCGCGCACCACGACCTCGTCGGCTGGACCAGCCACCTGACCGGCCTCGACCTCTTGGACGCCTACCAGCTGATCTCCCAGGCCGGGCGGGCACCCGTCGGGAACGTGTGCGACCCGAACTACACCATCGTCGCCGCCGTCAACAAAACCCACCTCCCGGCAGCCGCGCTCCCCTACACCGGCGTGCACACACGGCTACGCCGCACCGCCACCGGGCTGGAATGA
- a CDS encoding ABC transporter permease: MTAAIVDAPVRTQPQPVALSRCYPFELVKLVSQWRVRLVFLACLLAPAVYTAVISQQTSLPADAVYGRWMNQSGWAGSLVILEFMGTLVLPLLTCLVAGDVFAVEERLGTWRHLMVAVRSPRRIFVAKAMAALTVTVALLAALLVSSLAGGLLALGSQPMPGLDGHLMDSGELARTVLLAWLTIVPPTLAFSGVGLLGSVALGRSPLGLLMPVVIALILEGVQLMPVPVALRMATPMNAFITYRGLFTAPGQLGSLWIGLAVSLAWTALATYLTYRLFVRRDFTDLGYDGMGRRFLVAGLAPLAGLAAVTTMVVAVTTGVDGTGIERPKLEASLATSFSHLYVLQTAQLNRQAVTEEQLHATATRDKAGERVEDQGPGADWRCVVTWTLPGATATGNAIYQLDVTADGRYVADGDGPKEVNGFFQVATPLGDRPNPLWQFDGVVDLLATTK, translated from the coding sequence ATGACCGCGGCCATCGTCGATGCCCCCGTCCGCACGCAGCCACAGCCCGTGGCGCTGAGCCGCTGCTACCCGTTCGAGCTGGTCAAGCTGGTGTCGCAGTGGCGCGTCCGGCTGGTCTTCCTGGCCTGCCTGCTTGCCCCGGCCGTCTACACGGCGGTGATCAGCCAGCAGACCTCCCTTCCCGCCGACGCGGTCTACGGCCGCTGGATGAACCAGTCCGGCTGGGCGGGCTCCCTGGTCATCCTCGAATTCATGGGCACGTTGGTGCTGCCCCTGCTCACCTGTCTGGTGGCCGGCGACGTCTTCGCCGTCGAGGAGCGGCTCGGCACGTGGCGGCACCTGATGGTCGCGGTGCGCTCGCCGCGCCGGATCTTCGTGGCCAAGGCGATGGCCGCGCTCACCGTCACCGTGGCGCTTCTCGCCGCACTCCTCGTGTCGTCGCTGGCCGGCGGCCTGCTGGCGCTCGGCTCCCAGCCGATGCCGGGACTGGACGGGCACCTCATGGACTCCGGTGAGCTCGCCCGGACGGTCCTCCTCGCCTGGCTGACCATCGTCCCGCCCACGCTCGCCTTCTCCGGGGTCGGGCTGCTCGGGTCGGTCGCGCTGGGGCGCTCCCCGCTGGGCCTCCTGATGCCGGTGGTCATCGCGCTCATCCTCGAAGGTGTCCAGCTGATGCCGGTCCCGGTGGCGCTGCGGATGGCGACGCCGATGAACGCCTTCATCACCTACCGCGGCCTCTTCACGGCCCCGGGGCAGCTCGGGTCGCTGTGGATCGGGCTCGCCGTCAGCCTGGCCTGGACGGCGCTGGCCACCTACCTGACCTATCGGCTCTTCGTGCGTCGCGACTTCACCGATCTGGGCTACGACGGCATGGGCCGCCGCTTCCTGGTCGCGGGTCTGGCCCCGCTGGCGGGCCTGGCCGCGGTCACGACCATGGTCGTCGCCGTGACCACCGGCGTCGACGGCACGGGTATCGAACGGCCCAAACTCGAGGCGTCGCTGGCGACGTCGTTCTCGCACCTGTACGTCCTGCAGACCGCGCAGCTCAACCGGCAGGCGGTCACCGAGGAGCAGCTCCACGCCACGGCCACGCGCGACAAAGCCGGGGAGCGCGTCGAGGACCAGGGTCCGGGCGCCGACTGGCGGTGCGTCGTGACGTGGACCCTGCCTGGTGCGACCGCGACCGGCAACGCGATCTACCAGCTCGACGTGACCGCGGACGGGCGGTACGTCGCCGACGGCGACGGGCCGAAGGAGGTCAACGGGTTCTTCCAGGTCGCCACCCCCCTGGGCGACCGGCCTAACCCGCTGTGGCAGTTCGACGGAGTCGTCGACCTGCTGGCAACTACGAAGTGA
- a CDS encoding ABC transporter ATP-binding protein, translated as MQPAAAVRACGITKTFGDVIALDGVDLDLAEGQIHGLVGPNGAGKTTLLGMLLGLSVADGGSLEILGSPVGRILSVPDGVTGFVDGPGLYPELTARQNLAALVSLRGGAGRSAEVDELLDRVGLIEVAGDRVRGFSLGMRQRLGLAAALLGEPRLLVLDEPANGLDPGGKRQVHRVLTDLAEAGGTVVLSSHRMDDLAALCDDVTLLSTGRVVFSGPVHKLASESGELDYRLVTTDAEGARRFADDVPGLSRVAGRKSQSQYDDQSVVVRGPEPALDDLIARLVGAGIAIRELGPVVPPLEAAFLALTGADAGTGPGRDADIRPGSTPALQETSR; from the coding sequence ATGCAACCAGCTGCTGCCGTTCGTGCGTGCGGCATCACCAAGACCTTCGGCGACGTCATCGCCCTCGACGGGGTCGATCTCGACCTCGCCGAGGGGCAGATCCACGGCCTCGTCGGACCCAACGGCGCCGGCAAGACCACTCTCCTGGGCATGCTGCTGGGCCTGTCGGTGGCCGACGGCGGCTCTCTGGAGATCCTCGGCTCACCGGTCGGGCGCATCCTGTCGGTGCCCGACGGCGTCACGGGCTTCGTGGACGGTCCCGGTCTGTATCCGGAGCTCACGGCGCGCCAGAACCTTGCGGCCCTGGTCTCCCTGCGGGGCGGCGCCGGCCGCTCCGCCGAGGTTGACGAGCTGCTCGACCGGGTCGGGCTCATCGAGGTGGCGGGTGACCGCGTCCGCGGCTTCTCGCTCGGTATGCGGCAGCGCCTCGGGCTGGCCGCCGCCCTGCTCGGCGAGCCGCGTCTGCTGGTCCTCGACGAGCCGGCCAACGGCCTCGACCCCGGCGGCAAGCGACAGGTCCACCGGGTCCTCACCGACCTCGCCGAGGCCGGCGGCACCGTGGTCCTTTCCAGCCACCGCATGGACGACCTCGCAGCGCTCTGTGACGACGTCACCCTGCTGTCCACCGGCCGGGTTGTCTTCTCGGGCCCGGTGCACAAGCTGGCCTCGGAGAGCGGCGAGCTCGACTACCGGCTCGTCACGACCGACGCCGAGGGCGCACGCCGGTTCGCCGACGACGTCCCGGGCCTGAGCCGGGTCGCGGGCCGAAAGTCGCAGTCGCAGTACGACGACCAGTCGGTCGTCGTACGGGGCCCGGAGCCGGCCCTCGACGACCTGATTGCCCGGCTCGTCGGCGCGGGCATCGCGATCCGCGAGCTCGGCCCCGTCGTGCCCCCGCTGGAGGCCGCTTTCCTGGCGCTCACCGGCGCCGACGCCGGCACCGGCCCCGGCCGAGACGCCGACATCCGCCCTGGCTCGACCCCTGCTCTCCAGGAGACCTCCCGATGA
- a CDS encoding ferredoxin reductase domain-containing protein, which yields MLWLGPPTTTGLTLDPHSSAPLLLAAGGTGLTPLRAVVEHLGESPTGRHVTLVVGARTLPELHDPIALDKLDTRHEWLTPTVVAATLVPWGGHCPARCSASPSERRLGCIRAPARRPLRYTPESDDYN from the coding sequence CTGCTGTGGCTCGGCCCACCCACCACCACCGGCCTCACCCTCGACCCTCACTCTTCGGCGCCGCTGCTCCTAGCCGCCGGCGGCACCGGACTAACACCCCTGCGCGCCGTCGTCGAACACCTCGGGGAATCCCCCACCGGACGCCACGTCACCCTGGTCGTCGGTGCCCGCACCCTGCCCGAGCTTCACGACCCGATCGCACTCGACAAGCTCGACACCCGCCACGAATGGCTCACGCCGACGGTGGTTGCGGCGACCCTGGTGCCGTGGGGCGGACATTGCCCGGCGCGGTGCTCGGCAAGCCCGAGCGAGAGGCGCTTGGGTTGTATCCGAGCGCCGGCCAGGCGGCCTCTTCGCTACACGCCCGAGAGCGATGATTACAACTGA
- a CDS encoding mechanosensitive ion channel family protein: protein MKSNVTDAVGDALRAVMLFLPKAVAFLAILLVGWLIAKAVLKIVDKVLERVHFDRAVERGGIRTALARSKYDASDIVAKLAYYAVLLVTLQLAFGIWGPNPISDLIRGVVAWLPKAFVAIIIVVVAAAIAKAVKDLISSALGGLSYGRVLANIASVFILALGVIAALNQIGVATTVTTPVLVAVLATIAGVLIVGVGGGLVRPMQNRWETWLTRAQEESQAIAAHARAYQAGRRDADTAMPTMPAPAQPGGRSADNEATMVIPDGSGRSYR from the coding sequence ATGAAAAGTAACGTCACGGACGCGGTGGGTGACGCCCTTCGTGCGGTGATGCTGTTCCTGCCCAAAGCCGTAGCGTTCCTGGCCATCCTGCTGGTGGGGTGGCTGATCGCCAAGGCCGTGCTGAAGATCGTCGACAAGGTGCTGGAGCGGGTGCACTTCGACCGCGCCGTCGAGCGCGGTGGCATCCGCACCGCGCTGGCCCGGTCGAAGTACGACGCCAGTGACATCGTCGCGAAGCTGGCCTACTACGCGGTGCTGCTGGTGACCCTGCAGCTGGCCTTCGGGATCTGGGGCCCCAACCCGATCTCGGACCTGATCCGGGGCGTCGTGGCCTGGCTGCCGAAGGCGTTCGTCGCCATCATCATCGTCGTGGTCGCCGCCGCCATCGCCAAGGCCGTCAAGGACCTCATCTCCTCCGCGCTGGGCGGCCTGTCCTACGGCCGGGTCCTGGCGAACATCGCCTCGGTGTTCATCCTCGCCCTCGGCGTGATCGCCGCGCTCAACCAGATCGGCGTGGCCACCACCGTCACCACGCCCGTCCTGGTCGCCGTCCTGGCGACCATCGCCGGTGTGCTCATCGTCGGCGTCGGCGGCGGCCTCGTCCGCCCCATGCAGAACCGGTGGGAGACCTGGCTGACCCGCGCCCAGGAAGAGTCGCAGGCCATCGCCGCGCACGCCCGCGCCTACCAGGCCGGACGCCGCGACGCTGACACCGCCATGCCGACCATGCCGGCGCCCGCTCAGCCCGGCGGGCGGAGCGCCGACAACGAGGCCACCATGGTCATCCCCGACGGCAGCGGCCGCAGCTACCGCTGA
- a CDS encoding PRC and DUF2382 domain-containing protein yields MIGQEQATGVIGREVYDSDGDKIGTVGQVWADAAGRPAWASVRTGFFGVNESLVPLQVARMQGDRLTVPFDKGTVKDAPNVDADVDEPLSSAEVADLYRHYGLSWEDTERGQHGGYGDATASYGDTAYQASAGHDTSGPNTDDAMTRSEERLNVGTERQQAGTARLRKYVVTEHEQVTVPVQREEVRLEREPITDANIGKALDGPAISEEEHEVTLHAERPVVDTETVPVERVRLGKETVTDTETVGGEVRKERIEADLPDEGRRDLN; encoded by the coding sequence ATGATTGGCCAGGAGCAGGCGACCGGCGTGATCGGCCGCGAAGTCTATGACAGCGACGGCGACAAGATCGGCACGGTGGGTCAGGTGTGGGCTGACGCGGCGGGCCGCCCGGCGTGGGCAAGCGTCCGTACGGGCTTCTTCGGGGTGAACGAGTCGCTGGTGCCATTGCAGGTGGCGCGGATGCAGGGTGACCGGCTGACGGTGCCGTTCGACAAGGGCACGGTGAAGGACGCCCCGAACGTGGACGCAGACGTTGACGAGCCGTTGAGCAGCGCCGAGGTTGCGGACCTCTACCGGCACTACGGGCTGAGCTGGGAGGACACCGAGCGCGGTCAGCACGGGGGCTACGGCGACGCCACTGCTTCGTACGGCGACACGGCCTACCAGGCCAGCGCTGGACACGATACGTCCGGTCCGAACACCGACGACGCGATGACCCGCTCGGAGGAGCGGCTCAACGTGGGCACGGAACGCCAGCAGGCGGGCACGGCGCGGCTGCGCAAATATGTGGTCACCGAGCACGAGCAGGTGACGGTCCCCGTGCAGCGCGAAGAGGTGCGCCTGGAGCGGGAGCCGATCACCGACGCCAACATCGGCAAGGCCCTCGATGGGCCGGCGATCAGCGAGGAGGAGCACGAGGTCACCCTGCACGCCGAACGTCCCGTCGTGGACACCGAGACGGTTCCGGTGGAGCGGGTGCGCCTGGGCAAGGAGACCGTCACCGACACCGAGACCGTCGGCGGTGAGGTCCGCAAGGAACGCATCGAGGCGGACCTGCCCGACGAAGGCCGCCGCGACCTGAACTGA
- a CDS encoding APC family permease, with protein sequence MLDQHELERYGYRQELARQLRFRDLMAYGLVYMVPIAPMAIFGSVYAGSGGMVALAYAIGVVALVFTAFSYAQMVKAFPMSGSVYNYAGRGISPPVGFLAGWVILLDYVLVPGLLYLVASVAMHATVPGVPVWGWLVGFVVVNTVVNSVGIRMTAVVTRVMLVGELLVLAVFLAVGGWALATGKGRFGWEAFYNPGTFTWSLVAGAVSIAVLSFLGFDGISMLAEETRDGARQIGRAMAAVLVLAGVLFIVQTWLAAMLVPNPASLLTDGDPAGTAFYDAAQVAGGGWLATLCAVATAIAWGLPNSMVAQVATSRLLYAMARDRQLPGFLARVSVRRSVPINATLLTGGVSLLLGLYMASRADGITLLSSLINFGAMVAFLVLHVSVVVHHLIRRRSRNWWAHLVMPTVGFVVLAFVVVHANIAAQRLGMGWLAVGVLVLAGLYLSGRRPVLSGLAPAEPQRRDVERV encoded by the coding sequence ATGCTGGATCAGCATGAACTGGAGCGTTACGGCTACCGACAGGAGCTGGCCCGCCAACTGCGGTTCCGGGACCTCATGGCTTATGGGCTGGTGTACATGGTGCCGATCGCGCCGATGGCGATCTTCGGCAGCGTGTACGCCGGCTCCGGTGGCATGGTGGCCCTCGCCTACGCGATCGGTGTGGTCGCCTTGGTGTTCACGGCGTTCTCCTACGCGCAGATGGTGAAGGCGTTTCCCATGTCAGGCAGCGTCTACAACTACGCCGGTCGGGGCATCAGCCCACCGGTCGGTTTCCTCGCCGGCTGGGTAATCCTCCTCGACTACGTCCTCGTGCCGGGCTTGCTGTATCTGGTGGCGTCGGTGGCGATGCACGCGACGGTGCCCGGGGTGCCGGTGTGGGGGTGGCTGGTCGGGTTCGTCGTGGTCAACACGGTCGTCAACTCGGTCGGGATCCGTATGACGGCGGTCGTGACCCGGGTGATGCTGGTCGGTGAGCTGCTCGTCCTGGCGGTGTTCCTCGCCGTCGGCGGCTGGGCCCTGGCCACGGGGAAGGGCCGGTTCGGTTGGGAGGCGTTCTACAACCCGGGCACGTTCACCTGGTCCCTGGTGGCGGGGGCGGTGTCAATCGCGGTGCTGTCGTTCCTGGGCTTCGACGGGATCAGCATGCTGGCGGAGGAGACCCGGGACGGTGCCCGGCAGATCGGCCGCGCCATGGCCGCCGTGCTGGTGCTGGCGGGGGTGTTGTTCATCGTGCAGACATGGCTGGCGGCGATGCTAGTGCCGAACCCGGCATCGTTGCTGACGGACGGGGATCCGGCCGGCACCGCGTTCTACGACGCCGCCCAGGTGGCCGGTGGCGGGTGGCTGGCGACGCTGTGCGCAGTGGCGACGGCGATTGCGTGGGGGTTGCCGAACAGCATGGTGGCGCAGGTGGCCACGTCGCGTCTGTTGTATGCGATGGCTCGGGACCGGCAGCTGCCCGGCTTCTTGGCGCGGGTGTCGGTGCGGCGCAGCGTGCCGATCAACGCGACGTTGTTGACCGGTGGGGTGTCGCTGCTGCTCGGCCTGTACATGGCGAGCCGGGCGGATGGGATCACCCTGCTGTCGTCGTTGATCAATTTCGGGGCGATGGTGGCGTTCCTGGTGCTGCACGTGTCCGTCGTGGTGCATCACCTGATTCGCCGGCGTAGCCGGAACTGGTGGGCGCATCTGGTGATGCCGACGGTGGGGTTCGTGGTCCTCGCCTTCGTGGTGGTGCACGCGAACATCGCGGCGCAGCGGCTCGGCATGGGGTGGCTGGCGGTGGGTGTGCTGGTCCTCGCCGGCCTCTACCTGTCGGGTCGCCGGCCGGTGCTGTCCGGTCTAGCGCCCGCCGAGCCGCAGCGGCGTGACGTGGAGCGGGTGTGA
- a CDS encoding N-acetyltransferase, which translates to MGDLPRIRPARWADRRPIATLIADALATTALGHWLVPHKAHRQRVLADVLELWVEHSLFYGDTRVTDDLTAAAVGLHRFRPLPPPANYQPRLIAASGPYRERFLLVDRFIDDNVPVEPHYHLAFLATAPTRHRTGLATAMLEHHRHRLDRLNLPGWTVTTADSKRLFTHHGYTRHVDLPLPDGPVLTAMHLGPHHTRPRPAHRTAVDAPPTPLRHPNPAQHTPPPPTAAHPGTANTNSQQQWRPTSRHHRTSPVSPPRTGKAPGTERQDRR; encoded by the coding sequence ATGGGCGACCTGCCCCGTATCCGGCCTGCCCGCTGGGCCGACCGACGTCCCATCGCCACCCTCATCGCCGACGCCCTCGCCACCACCGCCCTCGGCCACTGGCTGGTCCCCCACAAGGCGCACCGGCAACGGGTTCTCGCAGACGTCCTCGAGCTCTGGGTGGAGCACTCCCTCTTCTACGGCGACACCCGCGTCACCGACGACCTGACCGCCGCAGCCGTCGGCCTACACCGCTTCCGCCCCCTACCACCACCGGCGAACTACCAGCCCCGACTCATCGCGGCCAGCGGCCCCTACCGGGAACGGTTCCTGCTCGTCGACCGGTTCATCGACGACAACGTGCCCGTCGAACCCCACTACCACCTCGCGTTCCTCGCCACCGCCCCCACCCGGCACCGCACCGGTCTGGCCACCGCGATGCTGGAACATCACCGCCACCGCCTCGACCGGCTCAACCTTCCCGGCTGGACCGTCACCACCGCCGACAGCAAACGCCTGTTCACCCACCACGGCTACACCCGACACGTCGACCTGCCGCTACCCGACGGCCCCGTCCTGACCGCCATGCACCTCGGCCCTCACCACACGAGACCACGACCGGCACACCGCACGGCCGTCGACGCACCGCCCACACCACTCAGGCACCCCAACCCGGCACAGCACACTCCCCCACCCCCGACCGCCGCACACCCAGGGACGGCGAACACCAACTCCCAGCAACAGTGGCGCCCCACCTCGCGCCACCACCGCACCTCACCGGTCTCTCCCCCGCGTACCGGTAAAGCACCAGGCACCGAACGGCAGGACAGGCGGTGA